A stretch of Triticum aestivum cultivar Chinese Spring chromosome 1D, IWGSC CS RefSeq v2.1, whole genome shotgun sequence DNA encodes these proteins:
- the LOC123158559 gene encoding uncharacterized protein: MQMVLIISLPLVALVVIIAIILCIVCPECDRRVCLPFALTPGCPSNQTRARGAPSTERRRLSDIWARAWRRSPRSTLASHTSRVFPLLLSSFLLHSTLLCLISDYFSPRTGTNTTCPIAKLHCSAPLLPSVSLPSPSSPTDQGGQEQQQDQQLDWAGKRRMEFVLIISLPLLILILIIAVVLCIVCR, from the exons ATGCAGATGGTACTGATAATCTCGCTGCCCCTCGTGGCGCTGGTGGTGATCATCGCCATCATCCTCTGCATCGTCTGCC CAGAGTGTGATCGCCGCGTCTGTCTTCCGTTTGCGCTCACCCCTGGTTGTCCGTCCAACCAGACGCGCGCACGTGGCGCACCGTCCACCGAACGCAGACGTCTCTCTGACATCTGGGCCCGGGCGTGGCGCCGGAGTCCTCGGTCCACACTCGCGAGCCACACGTCACGCGTTTTTCCGCTGCTACTTTCTTCCTTTCTTCTCCACTCCACTCTTCTCTGCCTGATTAGCGATTATTTCAGCCCACGCACGGGCACCAACACCACTTGCCCCATCGCCAAGCTCCACTGCTCCGCTCCGCTCCTCCCCTCCGTCTCCCTCCCAAGCCCCTCGTCTCCGACAGATCAAGGAGGCCAGGAGCAGCAACAAGATCAGCAGCTCGATTGGGCAG GCAAGCGGCGGATGGAGTTCGTGCTGATCATATCCCTGCCGCTCCTCATCCTGATCCTCATCATCGCGGTCGTCCTCTGCATCGTCTGCCGCTAG